One region of Parerythrobacter jejuensis genomic DNA includes:
- the hisN gene encoding histidinol-phosphatase has product MNLTDQIAIANRLADAARDAIRPHYRTVTAERKSDASPVTIADRAAEEEMRRILKAEAARDGVIGEEFGEEEGETGRQWVLDPIDGTTGFLAGRPIFGTLIALVDRGFPVLGVIDQPILGERWIGVTGQGTTLNGTPVSTRVCKEMQDATLATTGPHYFSPEDGQRFMNLAGATDHQRMVMGGDCYNYAMLASGHLDMVVEAGLKLHDFAALVPVVEGAGGVMSDWNGDPLHAGSGGHVIALGDAARLEDVVDALQ; this is encoded by the coding sequence ATGAACCTGACTGACCAGATTGCCATTGCCAATCGCCTCGCCGACGCTGCGCGTGATGCCATCCGCCCGCATTACCGTACTGTAACGGCCGAACGGAAATCCGATGCTTCTCCGGTTACGATCGCGGATCGTGCCGCTGAGGAAGAGATGCGCCGTATTCTCAAGGCGGAGGCGGCCCGCGATGGCGTGATCGGCGAGGAATTTGGCGAGGAAGAGGGCGAAACGGGCCGTCAGTGGGTGCTTGATCCGATCGATGGCACCACGGGTTTTCTGGCCGGAAGACCGATCTTTGGCACGCTGATTGCCTTGGTTGATCGCGGTTTCCCGGTTCTGGGCGTAATTGACCAACCGATTCTGGGCGAGCGCTGGATCGGCGTAACCGGTCAGGGCACGACTTTGAACGGCACGCCTGTCAGCACTCGGGTGTGCAAGGAAATGCAAGATGCCACACTCGCGACCACCGGTCCGCATTATTTCAGCCCGGAGGATGGCCAGCGCTTCATGAATTTGGCCGGAGCGACCGATCACCAACGCATGGTGATGGGCGGAGACTGCTACAACTATGCGATGCTCGCCAGCGGCCATCTCGATATGGTGGTTGAGGCGGGCCTCAAACTGCATGATTTCGCAGCCCTGGTACCGGTCGTCGAAGGGGCCGGCGGCGTGATGTCAGACTGGAATGGTGATCCGCTTCATGCAGGGTCGGGTGGTCACGTAATTGCGCTGGGCGATGCGGCGCGGCTGGAAGATGTTGTCGACGCACTGCAATAG
- a CDS encoding helix-turn-helix domain-containing protein produces MGSRPGAHNVTTMPSQAEYPVFVPRTGATPDGVPLSVNRAPAADLEPWISRVMVAIADAPTDVASIGYLCNDAGYIRTAIDAHWTTYTAEGALHWRNQSFLCGQHSVAMKLTSRGPIKVSGIMLKPGAMRVLWGINDGALLDKIRPLGTTGTDDHALTGLYENGITPEEWLERIEDWLRSEIAARGAPKPERIAQQLEAAAFADPNMSPGDFCEREGIAPRRMQRICKRDFGLSPKQVLRRARTLDLAARMCGVADKDEEQEFLLRYFDQSHQIRDFTALFGRSPQQFMNNRQPLLTLSLEIRQARRLELLNRIAPDAIRPWMREPFRPLAA; encoded by the coding sequence ATGGGGTCGCGCCCGGGGGCACACAACGTCACGACTATGCCGTCACAGGCCGAATATCCGGTTTTCGTACCACGAACTGGCGCCACGCCGGATGGCGTTCCGCTGTCGGTCAACCGCGCCCCTGCGGCCGACCTGGAACCGTGGATTTCCCGGGTTATGGTCGCCATTGCCGATGCCCCCACGGACGTCGCTTCGATCGGATATCTTTGCAACGATGCTGGCTATATCCGGACCGCTATTGATGCGCATTGGACCACCTATACCGCAGAAGGCGCGTTGCACTGGCGTAACCAGTCATTCCTGTGTGGCCAGCACTCGGTCGCAATGAAACTGACCAGCCGCGGGCCGATCAAGGTCTCCGGCATCATGCTGAAGCCCGGAGCCATGCGGGTGCTTTGGGGCATCAATGACGGCGCATTGCTCGACAAGATTCGCCCGTTGGGTACGACTGGCACCGATGATCATGCGCTAACCGGGCTATACGAGAATGGCATCACGCCCGAGGAATGGCTGGAACGGATCGAGGACTGGCTACGTTCCGAAATTGCCGCGCGCGGAGCGCCGAAGCCCGAGCGGATTGCGCAGCAATTGGAGGCGGCAGCTTTCGCTGATCCCAATATGTCCCCTGGCGATTTCTGCGAGCGGGAAGGCATCGCGCCGCGACGCATGCAGCGCATCTGCAAGCGCGATTTCGGCCTTTCTCCCAAACAGGTTCTGCGCCGCGCCCGCACGCTGGATCTCGCCGCCCGTATGTGCGGTGTCGCAGACAAGGACGAGGAGCAGGAATTCCTGCTCCGCTATTTTGACCAGTCCCACCAGATCCGCGATTTTACCGCGCTGTTTGGCCGTAGCCCCCAGCAATTCATGAACAATCGCCAGCCCTTGCTGACGCTAAGCCTCGAGATCCGTCAGGCGCGGCGTCTCGAGCTGCTAAACCGGATCGCACCGGACGCCATTCGCCCGTGGATGCGCGAGCCATTCAGACCCCTGGCGGCGTAA
- a CDS encoding homoserine dehydrogenase produces MTGLDRKPLRLAIAGLGTVGAGVIRLLEENRALVEARAGRPITIAAVSARDRTKDRGVDLSGFAWCDDMAEMAKRDDVDVVVELVGGSDGPTLALARDTLAAGKGLVTANKAMIAHHGMELAGTAETNGAGLRFEAAVAGGIPVVKGLREGASANAIDRVYGILNGTCNYILTAMESSGADFGETLADAQRLGFAEADPAFDIDGVDAAHKLAILAALSFGAQIDFESVEIDGIRRVRAADIAQADALGYVVRLIGVADVEQSTAGPRMLQRVRPCLVAKDHPLAPIDGPTNAVVAEGNFSGRLLFQGAGAGDGPTASAVVADLIDLARGDAGAAFSVPTQQLVAMPKADSGARESRSYIRFTVADRPGVLAEITAAMRDAGVSIQSLIQEGEADGADGVLVAMVTHQGPVRNVRAAIEMLAGSDSLTDDPLIMPILRS; encoded by the coding sequence ATGACCGGTCTGGACCGAAAACCGCTACGGCTGGCGATTGCCGGGCTCGGGACTGTCGGTGCCGGTGTTATCCGGTTGCTGGAAGAAAACCGCGCTTTGGTCGAAGCCCGGGCCGGCAGGCCCATCACCATCGCAGCCGTCAGTGCACGCGACCGGACGAAGGATCGCGGCGTCGACCTGTCGGGCTTTGCCTGGTGCGACGACATGGCCGAAATGGCCAAGCGTGACGATGTCGATGTGGTGGTAGAGCTGGTTGGCGGGTCCGATGGCCCGACGCTCGCCCTGGCCCGCGATACGCTGGCCGCGGGAAAAGGCCTGGTGACGGCCAACAAGGCGATGATCGCCCATCACGGCATGGAATTGGCGGGCACGGCCGAGACGAATGGCGCCGGGCTGCGTTTCGAAGCCGCTGTCGCAGGTGGTATCCCGGTGGTGAAGGGGCTTCGCGAAGGCGCCTCCGCCAATGCGATCGACCGCGTCTACGGAATCCTCAACGGGACCTGCAATTACATCCTCACCGCGATGGAAAGCTCCGGCGCAGATTTCGGCGAAACCCTGGCCGATGCGCAACGGCTTGGCTTCGCCGAGGCTGATCCGGCTTTCGATATCGATGGCGTGGATGCGGCCCACAAGCTGGCGATTCTGGCGGCTCTGTCGTTCGGCGCACAGATCGATTTCGAAAGCGTCGAGATCGATGGCATCCGACGGGTGCGGGCGGCCGATATCGCGCAGGCTGACGCGCTTGGCTATGTTGTGCGACTGATCGGTGTGGCCGACGTGGAGCAATCCACCGCAGGCCCCCGCATGCTCCAGCGCGTGCGACCATGCCTGGTCGCAAAAGATCATCCGCTTGCGCCAATCGATGGCCCGACCAACGCGGTAGTCGCGGAAGGGAATTTTTCGGGCAGGCTGCTGTTCCAGGGTGCCGGGGCAGGTGACGGTCCGACGGCAAGCGCTGTCGTTGCCGATCTGATCGATTTGGCGCGCGGCGATGCGGGCGCAGCGTTCTCTGTGCCGACGCAGCAGTTGGTCGCAATGCCCAAGGCGGATTCGGGTGCACGCGAAAGCCGCTCCTATATCCGCTTCACGGTCGCGGACCGGCCCGGCGTCCTGGCAGAGATTACTGCGGCGATGCGCGATGCGGGGGTGTCGATCCAGAGCCTGATCCAGGAAGGCGAAGCGGACGGGGCCGACGGCGTGCTGGTGGCGATGGTCACCCATCAGGGGCCGGTGCGCAATGTGCGTGCAGCGATAGAGATGCTTGCTGGCAGCGACAGCCTGACCGACGATCCACTGATCATGCCAATCCTGCGCAGCTGA
- a CDS encoding acyl-CoA thioesterase encodes MTQSFRHRFRVRYAEVDPQGVVFNSRYLEYADILVTEYWEAAGLHVAGEDSLEFHVAQANVTFKKPIRLREWVEGRAVTTRIGNSSMAQRIELHGEGGAEDLRAAIDLVQVHVDLETGMPVPIPNRVRGLFADTLVAA; translated from the coding sequence ATGACACAATCATTTCGACACCGTTTCCGTGTGCGCTATGCCGAAGTTGACCCGCAGGGTGTGGTCTTCAATTCGCGCTATCTCGAATATGCCGACATATTGGTGACCGAATATTGGGAAGCAGCAGGCCTTCATGTTGCAGGCGAGGACTCTCTGGAATTCCACGTCGCGCAAGCCAATGTGACGTTCAAGAAACCGATCCGGCTGCGCGAATGGGTCGAAGGCCGTGCTGTGACAACGCGGATCGGCAATTCTTCGATGGCCCAGCGGATCGAGCTGCATGGCGAAGGCGGTGCAGAGGATCTTCGCGCGGCCATCGACCTGGTCCAGGTGCATGTCGATCTGGAGACCGGCATGCCTGTTCCCATTCCTAACCGGGTCCGGGGCCTCTTCGCCGATACGCTGGTGGCGGCATGA
- a CDS encoding ribose-phosphate pyrophosphokinase, with translation MKIMAGNSNLPLARAIAAYLEIPLTDASVRRFADEEIFVEIHENVRGEDVFLVQSTSFPANDNLMELLIGIDALRRASARRITAVVPYFGYARQDRKPGPRTPISAKLVANLITEAGADRVLSVDLHAGQIQGFFDIPTDNLYAAPVMAADIQARYGDQDLMVVSPDVGGVVRARALAKRLDNAPLAIVDKRRDRPGESEVMNIIGDVKGRHCILIDDIIDSGGTLCNAAQALLDQGAKSVAAYITHGVLSGAAVSRVDSSALTELVITDTIGATDAASDSDRIRYLTIAPLIGEAVRRIADESSVSSLFD, from the coding sequence ATGAAAATCATGGCCGGCAATTCCAATTTGCCGCTCGCCCGGGCGATTGCCGCCTATCTCGAAATTCCGCTGACCGATGCCAGCGTGCGCCGGTTCGCAGATGAAGAAATCTTCGTCGAGATCCATGAGAATGTGCGCGGTGAGGATGTGTTTCTGGTTCAGTCGACCAGCTTTCCGGCCAATGACAATTTGATGGAGCTGCTGATCGGGATCGATGCGCTGCGCCGCGCTTCGGCCCGCCGGATCACTGCTGTCGTGCCCTATTTCGGTTATGCACGGCAAGACCGGAAGCCAGGCCCGCGGACCCCGATCTCGGCCAAGCTGGTTGCCAACCTGATTACCGAGGCGGGTGCTGATCGTGTCCTCTCGGTCGATCTGCATGCGGGCCAGATCCAGGGCTTTTTCGATATACCCACGGACAACCTTTATGCAGCGCCAGTAATGGCGGCGGATATTCAGGCGCGCTATGGCGACCAGGACCTGATGGTTGTGTCGCCCGACGTTGGCGGCGTGGTGCGTGCGCGGGCCTTGGCCAAGCGGCTCGACAATGCGCCGTTGGCAATCGTCGACAAACGCCGCGACCGCCCTGGCGAAAGCGAAGTCATGAACATCATCGGCGATGTGAAGGGGCGGCATTGCATTCTGATTGACGACATTATCGATTCGGGCGGGACGCTGTGCAACGCGGCACAGGCTTTGCTCGACCAGGGCGCCAAGTCGGTGGCAGCTTACATCACACATGGAGTGCTTTCCGGCGCTGCCGTGTCCCGCGTCGATAGTTCGGCGCTGACAGAGCTGGTGATTACCGACACGATCGGCGCCACGGATGCAGCTTCGGATTCGGACCGTATTCGGTATCTTACGATTGCGCCGCTGATCGGTGAAGCCGTGCGCCGCATCGCCGATGAAAGCTCGGTCAGCTCGCTCTTCGACTAG
- a CDS encoding MotA/TolQ/ExbB proton channel family protein, with amino-acid sequence MIINLLTAAAGESAPQNQFGFWEAMEQGGAIAWFIFGVLVIMSIGSFYILITKLLEQNKIMKQYKGVRTNFWKAPSLKDGATKLDKNSAWRQIVDDALKADEDHSKMTDQREAHDYLHGSLQSSEDSINAKLAGGLPFLASVGATAPFIGLLGTVIGIYRALINIGLAGSASIDKVAGPVGEALIMTAIGLLVAVPAVLAYNWLQSRNRRIAELLTGFSTDVLAFISSDGKVKPTVVAAPAAKPAAAKPAAPAAKK; translated from the coding sequence ATGATTATCAATCTTCTTACAGCTGCTGCCGGTGAATCCGCGCCGCAGAACCAGTTCGGTTTCTGGGAAGCCATGGAACAAGGCGGCGCAATCGCCTGGTTCATCTTCGGCGTCCTCGTGATCATGTCGATCGGTTCGTTCTACATCCTGATCACCAAGCTGCTCGAGCAGAACAAGATCATGAAGCAGTACAAAGGCGTCCGCACCAATTTCTGGAAGGCTCCGAGCCTGAAGGACGGCGCGACCAAGCTCGACAAGAACAGCGCATGGCGCCAGATTGTCGACGACGCCCTGAAAGCCGATGAAGACCACTCCAAGATGACCGATCAGCGCGAAGCGCATGATTACCTGCACGGTTCGCTGCAGTCGTCGGAAGACTCGATCAATGCCAAACTTGCGGGCGGTCTGCCGTTCCTCGCATCGGTCGGCGCAACCGCACCGTTCATCGGCCTGCTCGGCACGGTGATCGGTATCTATCGCGCCCTGATCAACATCGGTCTCGCCGGCTCGGCTTCGATCGACAAGGTCGCAGGTCCGGTTGGTGAAGCCCTGATCATGACCGCGATTGGTCTGCTCGTGGCTGTGCCTGCTGTGCTTGCCTATAACTGGTTGCAGAGCCGTAACCGCCGGATTGCCGAACTCCTCACCGGGTTCTCGACCGACGTGCTTGCGTTCATCAGCTCGGACGGCAAGGTCAAGCCGACTGTCGTGGCAGCACCCGCTGCCAAGCCGGCAGCTGCCAAGCCTGCTGCACCTGCAGCCAAGAAGTAA
- a CDS encoding helix-turn-helix domain-containing protein — translation MRFFDPPAALADCLSTIYRLEVDLPEGQTVSDLLLPEWGNLRFFRSNPPVVDTADGPPLDGCRFQATGPSSRPVPFSIGATRVWGMGLLPLGWATYVGEPASALADTCLDGSTHPAYSRLSGLLTALDNAGPGDDQEFKAISDYLLKNAAMPREEHRIRAAQEAMVDPYLLQIPDFAERAGVSTRTLERLCLKWFGFTPNVVLRRQRLIRSLAAFMNEGNSSWSEAIDRHYHDQPHFVREFHYFMGMSPTEYAEQPHPIMDAFMGNRQQSWGKPAPSRDAPEDSAPPQA, via the coding sequence TTGAGGTTCTTTGATCCGCCAGCCGCGTTGGCGGATTGCCTGAGCACGATCTACCGATTGGAAGTTGACTTGCCGGAGGGCCAGACGGTCAGCGATTTGCTGCTTCCTGAATGGGGCAATCTGCGCTTCTTCCGTAGCAATCCTCCGGTCGTCGATACAGCAGATGGGCCGCCACTGGACGGATGCCGTTTCCAGGCCACCGGTCCGTCTAGCCGTCCGGTTCCCTTCTCGATCGGTGCGACCAGAGTGTGGGGAATGGGTCTGCTCCCTCTGGGCTGGGCGACCTATGTCGGGGAGCCTGCTTCCGCCTTGGCCGATACCTGCCTCGATGGTTCAACCCACCCGGCCTATTCCCGATTGAGCGGCTTATTGACTGCGTTGGACAATGCAGGGCCGGGCGATGATCAGGAATTCAAGGCCATTTCAGACTATCTGCTAAAAAATGCAGCAATGCCACGCGAAGAACACCGCATCAGGGCGGCGCAGGAAGCAATGGTGGATCCCTACCTTCTCCAGATACCCGACTTCGCAGAACGTGCCGGAGTGAGCACGCGCACTCTTGAGCGTTTGTGCCTGAAATGGTTCGGCTTCACACCCAACGTGGTGTTGCGGCGTCAGCGCCTGATCCGCAGCCTGGCAGCCTTCATGAACGAAGGGAACTCCAGCTGGAGCGAGGCAATCGATCGCCATTACCATGACCAGCCGCATTTTGTGCGCGAGTTTCACTACTTCATGGGCATGAGCCCGACCGAATATGCGGAGCAACCGCATCCGATCATGGACGCATTCATGGGAAACCGGCAACAATCATGGGGTAAGCCAGCTCCATCGCGCGATGCCCCTGAAGACAGTGCGCCACCTCAGGCATAG
- a CDS encoding helix-turn-helix domain-containing protein: MTAITRIDVTVHGDQAIADHMQPEWASIRFFANPPVDVTGPDGSVIEGTRAMAAGPTTAPTQYHTHGGRLWGIGLLPLGWARLMQVDASDIANTVVDAAAHPAWSRFAPLADMLFRDGADDEQEYRLIVQHLRSLHRPHRDTDRIVQAHRALVDHATVNVAEFAAKLDLSKRTLERLCNKHFGFPPAVLLRRQRLMRSLMDYMLSTDRKWSEVIDGSYHDQAHFVREFHSFMGMSPRDYAALDTPILDALIRQRSELKGAATQTLEGPDG, encoded by the coding sequence TTGACGGCTATCACCCGGATCGATGTGACCGTGCATGGCGACCAGGCTATTGCCGACCATATGCAGCCCGAATGGGCCAGCATCCGGTTCTTCGCCAATCCGCCAGTCGATGTCACAGGGCCCGATGGCAGCGTCATCGAGGGCACCCGGGCAATGGCGGCAGGCCCCACCACCGCTCCGACGCAATACCACACTCATGGTGGCAGGCTGTGGGGAATTGGCCTGCTACCGCTGGGCTGGGCCCGGCTGATGCAAGTCGATGCATCGGATATTGCGAACACAGTCGTGGATGCCGCGGCTCATCCGGCATGGTCGAGGTTTGCACCGCTTGCGGACATGCTTTTCCGCGATGGCGCCGATGACGAGCAGGAATACCGCCTGATCGTGCAGCATCTCAGAAGCTTGCATCGGCCGCATCGAGATACCGATCGCATCGTGCAGGCGCACCGTGCACTGGTAGATCACGCAACCGTCAATGTTGCCGAGTTCGCCGCGAAGCTGGACTTGTCGAAGCGAACTCTCGAACGGCTCTGCAACAAGCATTTCGGCTTTCCGCCAGCCGTGCTCCTGCGCCGCCAGAGGCTGATGCGGAGCCTGATGGATTACATGCTTTCGACCGACCGGAAATGGAGTGAGGTGATCGATGGCAGCTACCATGACCAGGCCCATTTCGTGCGAGAATTCCATTCCTTTATGGGGATGTCCCCGCGGGACTATGCCGCGCTCGATACGCCTATTCTGGACGCGTTGATCCGGCAGCGATCGGAGCTCAAAGGCGCTGCCACCCAAACACTCGAAGGCCCCGACGGCTAG
- the glpX gene encoding class II fructose-bisphosphatase produces the protein MNTSTKTAASSVLDRVLVLEMVRVTEKAAIAASSLIGRGDEKAADAAAVEAMREAFDELYMDGTVVIGEGERDEAPMLYIGEKVGGAPGKGPKIDIALDPLEGTTITAKAGPNALAVLAAAEEGNLLNAPDTYMDKLAVGPGYPEGVIDLAKSPTENVEAVAKAKGVEPQDIIVCVLDRPRHADLIAELRGLGCGVVLIGDGDVAGVIAVTDEDTTIDMYMGQGGAPEGVLAAAALRCVGGQFNGRLVFRNDDEKARARKWGIADADFDRIYKLEDLAKGDCIFAATGVTSGSLLDGVKRKRGGVMTTESVVMRASSGTVRWIRGEHRT, from the coding sequence ATGAACACATCCACAAAGACTGCCGCCAGCTCGGTTCTCGACCGGGTCCTCGTGCTGGAGATGGTCCGGGTGACCGAAAAGGCCGCCATTGCCGCCTCTAGCCTGATCGGGCGCGGCGACGAGAAGGCCGCCGACGCAGCCGCAGTGGAAGCCATGCGCGAGGCGTTCGACGAACTCTATATGGACGGCACCGTGGTAATCGGAGAAGGCGAGCGCGACGAAGCCCCGATGTTGTATATCGGCGAGAAAGTTGGCGGCGCACCCGGCAAGGGCCCCAAGATCGATATCGCGCTGGACCCGCTGGAAGGCACCACCATTACGGCCAAGGCCGGGCCCAATGCGCTTGCCGTGCTGGCTGCAGCAGAAGAGGGCAACCTGCTCAACGCGCCGGACACCTATATGGACAAGCTCGCGGTCGGCCCCGGTTATCCCGAGGGCGTTATCGATCTGGCCAAATCGCCGACCGAAAATGTCGAGGCAGTCGCCAAGGCCAAAGGCGTGGAGCCGCAGGACATTATCGTCTGCGTGCTCGATCGCCCGCGCCATGCCGACCTGATTGCCGAACTTCGGGGCCTTGGATGCGGCGTCGTGCTGATCGGCGACGGTGACGTTGCCGGCGTGATCGCGGTGACCGACGAAGACACCACGATCGACATGTATATGGGACAGGGCGGAGCGCCCGAAGGCGTGCTCGCCGCGGCAGCGCTGCGCTGTGTTGGCGGCCAGTTCAACGGGCGCCTCGTTTTCCGCAATGACGACGAGAAGGCTCGTGCCCGGAAATGGGGCATTGCCGATGCGGATTTTGACCGGATCTACAAGCTGGAAGATTTGGCCAAGGGAGACTGCATTTTTGCCGCCACCGGCGTCACTTCGGGCTCGCTCCTCGACGGGGTCAAACGCAAGCGCGGTGGTGTAATGACCACCGAAAGCGTTGTCATGCGGGCCTCCAGCGGCACGGTTCGGTGGATCAGGGGCGAACACCGTACATAA
- the rpmI gene encoding 50S ribosomal protein L35, protein MPKLKTKSGVKKRFKITATGKVKHGVAGKRHRLISHNAKYIRQNRGTTVAADPDAKTVKKWAPYGLS, encoded by the coding sequence ATGCCCAAGCTGAAGACCAAGAGCGGTGTGAAGAAACGCTTCAAGATCACCGCAACCGGCAAGGTCAAGCACGGCGTCGCTGGTAAGCGTCACCGACTGATCAGCCACAATGCCAAGTATATCCGCCAGAACCGCGGCACCACAGTAGCAGCCGATCCGGATGCGAAGACGGTGAAAAAGTGGGCCCCTTACGGGCTCAGCTGA
- the rplT gene encoding 50S ribosomal protein L20 — protein MPRIKRGVTTRQKHKRLLDQAKGYRGRRKNTIRIARQAVEKAGQYAYRDRKVKKRSFRALWIQRINAAVRAEGLTYSQFMHGVKLAGIELDRKVMADLAMNEEAAFKAIIGQAKAALPA, from the coding sequence ATGCCTCGCATCAAACGCGGCGTGACCACACGCCAGAAACACAAGCGCCTACTCGATCAAGCCAAGGGCTATCGCGGTCGTCGCAAGAACACCATTCGCATTGCGCGCCAGGCCGTCGAAAAGGCTGGCCAGTACGCCTATCGCGACCGCAAGGTTAAGAAGCGCAGCTTCCGCGCCCTGTGGATCCAGCGCATCAACGCAGCGGTTCGCGCCGAAGGCCTGACCTATTCGCAGTTCATGCACGGCGTGAAGCTGGCGGGAATCGAGCTTGACCGGAAAGTCATGGCCGACCTCGCCATGAACGAAGAGGCGGCATTCAAGGCCATTATCGGTCAGGCAAAAGCCGCGCTTCCGGCGTAA
- a CDS encoding energy transducer TonB produces the protein MAYADQQMSGNRVIAIVIVALIHVVIGYVLITGLAYEAAVKVIERVTTVDIEEPPPPEDEPPPPEEIPETAPPPPVAPPPPINIAPAPPQIQTQPNIPPPSPPALRIPPAAPVAPPAPPPPPPPAFQPKDPTPRGNPGRWVTTNDYPSRSIREEQEGVTSVRLTVGTNGRVQSCQVTRSSGHSQLDDATCKNMQRRARFRPATDGNGDEVVGTYSQSVRWQLPE, from the coding sequence ATGGCCTACGCTGACCAACAGATGAGCGGCAATCGAGTGATTGCCATTGTCATCGTTGCTCTTATTCACGTCGTGATCGGCTACGTGCTCATCACCGGACTTGCCTACGAAGCGGCCGTTAAGGTCATCGAGCGGGTAACGACGGTTGATATCGAGGAGCCGCCACCACCTGAAGACGAGCCGCCCCCCCCGGAAGAGATTCCGGAAACGGCACCACCACCGCCGGTGGCACCGCCGCCACCGATCAATATCGCGCCGGCACCGCCGCAGATTCAGACCCAGCCAAATATTCCACCGCCGTCACCACCGGCTTTGCGAATTCCTCCGGCTGCGCCTGTGGCACCACCTGCCCCACCACCGCCTCCGCCTCCGGCTTTCCAGCCGAAGGATCCGACGCCGCGTGGCAATCCGGGCCGTTGGGTGACGACGAACGACTATCCTTCGCGGTCCATTCGTGAAGAGCAGGAAGGCGTTACTTCGGTACGTCTGACTGTGGGAACCAATGGCCGTGTTCAAAGCTGCCAGGTGACCCGCTCGAGCGGACATTCGCAGTTGGATGATGCGACGTGCAAGAACATGCAACGTCGTGCACGTTTCCGCCCCGCGACTGACGGGAATGGCGACGAAGTCGTGGGCACCTATTCACAATCGGTGCGCTGGCAGTTGCCTGAGTAA